Proteins found in one Drosophila innubila isolate TH190305 chromosome X, UK_Dinn_1.0, whole genome shotgun sequence genomic segment:
- the LOC117790396 gene encoding segment polarity protein dishevelled, with product MDTERPNGQETKVIYHIDDESTPYLVKIPIPSAQVTLKDFKMVLNKQNNNYKYFFKSMDADFGVVKEEIADDATILPCFNGRVVSWLVSADGTNQSDNCSELPASECEMRVRNHLALQQQQQQQQQQQQQQQHTQQHTQQHPHQQQQHPQQQQQHKMGALQMLQPPPLTYQSASVLSSDLDSTSLFGTESELTLDRDMTDYSSVQRLQVRKKPQRRKKRAPSMSRTSSYSSITDSTMSLNIITVSINMEAVNFLGISIVGQSNRGGDGGIYVGSIMKGGAVALDGRIEPGDMILQVNDVNFENMTNDEAVRVLREVVQKPGPIKLVVAKCWDPNPKGYFTIPRTEPVRPIDPGAWVAHTQALTSHDSIMADIPEPIKERLDQNNIEEIVKAMTKPDSGLEIRDRMWLKITIPNAFIGADAVNWVLENVEDVQDRREARRIVSAMLRNNFIKHTVNKLTFSEQCYYVVNEERNPNMRTHPHQQHPHGHALSHADTESITSDIGPLPNPPIYMPYSATYNPSHGYQPIQYGIAERHISSGSSSSDVLTSKDISASQSDITSVIHQTNQLTIAAHGSNKSSGSSNRGGGGGGGGGGNTNDQDVSVFNYVL from the coding sequence ATGGATACAGAGAGACCAAATGGCCAAGAGACGAAAGTCATATATCATATTGACGATGAGAGCACACCGTACTTGGTTAAAATACCGATACCCTCCGCTCAGGTGACACTTAAAGACTTTAAAATGGTGCTCAACAAACAGAACAACAATTACAAGTATTTCTTTAAATCGATGGATGCCGATTTTGGTGTGGTTAAAGAGGAAATTGCCGATGACGCCACAATATTGCCTTGTTTCAATGGTCGCGTCGTATCGTGGCTTGTATCCGCCGATGGTACAAATCAATCCGACAATTGCTCCGAGCTGCCAGCGAGCGAATGTGAGATGCGGGTGCGAAATCATTTAgcgctgcaacagcaacagcagcagcaacaacaacagcagcaacagcagcagcatacCCAACAGCATACACAACAGCAtccacatcaacaacaacagcatccacagcaacaacaacagcataaaATGGGAGCATTGCAAATGCTACAACCGCCGCCACTCACATATCAATCGGCATCGGTGCTGTCCAGCGATTTGGACTCGACGAGCCTCTTTGGCACCGAATCGGAATTAACCTTGGATCGCGACATGACCGATTACAGTAGCGTTCAACGTTTGCAGGTGCGCAAGAAGCCGCAACGCCGTAAAAAGCGTGCGCCGAGCATGTCACGCACATCCTCATACAGCTCCATCACGGACTCGACCATGTCCCTGAACATCATCACCGTGTCGATCAACATGGAGGCAGTCAACTTTCTGGGCATATCCATAGTCGGACAATCGAATCGCGGCGGCGATGGCGGCATCTATGTGGGCAGCATCATGAAAGGCGGCGCCGTTGCATTAGATGGACGGATCGAGCCGGGCGACATGATATTGCAGGTGAACGATGTGAATTTCGAGAATATGACCAATGATGAGGCGGTGCGTGTATTGCGTGAGGTGGTACAGAAGCCGGGACCCATCAAGCTGGTGGTGGCCAAGTGTTGGGATCCCAATCCCAAGGGCTATTTCACCATACCGCGCACGGAGCCGGTGCGACCGATTGATCCGGGCGCTTGGGTGGCCCACACCCAGGCGCTCACATCGCACGACAGTATTATGGCGGATATACCGGAGCCGATCAAGGAGCGACTCGATCAGAACAATATTGAGGAGATTGTCAAGGCCATGACAAAGCCGGACAGTGGCTTGGAGATCCGGGATCGCATGTGGCTAAAGATCACAATACCGAATGCATTCATTGGCGCCGATGCGGTCAATTGGGTGCTGGAGAACGTGGAGGATGTGCAGGATCGTCGGGAGGCACGGCGCATTGTGTCGGCGATGTTGCGCAACAATTTCATCAAGCACACGGTCAACAAGCTGACATTCTCCGAGCAGTGCTATTATGTGGTGAATGAGGAGCGTAATCCCAATATGCGGACACATCCCCATCAGCAGCATCCACATGGTCATGCACTGAGCCATGCCGATACGGAAAGCATTACCAGCGACATTGGTCCGCTGCCAAATCCCCCGATATATATGCCATACTCGGCCACGTACAATCCAAGTCACGGCTATCAGCCCATACAGTACGGTATTGCCGAGCGTCACATCTCGTCCGGTTCGAGCAGCTCCGATGTCCTTACCAGCAAGGATATATCCGCATCGCAAAGCGACATCACCTCTGTCATACATCAGACCAATCAGCTAACAATCGCTGCTCATGGATCCAATAAATCATCCGGCTCATCGAATcgcggcggcggtggtggaggaggtggaggtggcAATACCAACGATCAGGACGTATCCGTATTTAATTACGTATTGTAG